The genomic interval TAGTGTGTCTCCTGCTCTACGAGCAATGGAGGATTCGCATAGCGGCCTAGTGCGCACGCCTGGAACGCGTGTTGGGTGAAAGCCCTCGGGGGTTCAAATCCCCCATCCTCCGCCACAGGGAACGCCCCTGATCCGCCACATCGCGGATCAGGGGCGTTCTGCATCCGCCGGTGGCACGATGAGCCCCATGGCACAGGAGTCCACGCCCCGCCGGCGCATCGCCGCCGCGGTCTCACGCGAGGGCGAGGAGGCCTTCGTCGGCCGATGCCTGTCGATCCTCGGGGACGGCGAGATCGACGCGGAGCTGATCGAGGTGCTCGGCGGGAACTCCGCCGGCCCCGTCCTCGCCGGCGCATCCGACGGCCCCCGCGGGTACTGGGTGCGCACCTGGGCCCTGCGCGCCCTCCTCTACGCCTGGTCCGCTTCCGCAGAGCCGGCCGTGGTCGCGGCGACCGCCGACACGCACTGGCGGGCGCGGGAGATGGCCGCGAAGGTGCTCGCCGCCAGGGCGACCTCGCGCTGCGGCGCCGAGGCGGCGCTCGATCGGCTCCTGCGGGACGAGCATCCCCGCGTGCGCGCCGCGGCGCGACGCGCGCTGGACCAGCCCGGCTGACCTCCTCGGTGCGGCGGCGCTCCACGCGACCCGACCGGACGTTCCCGCGGGAACGTCATTCGGGCCCGATCCGTCAGATCGATGGGCGTCGGTGCGCCTCAGCGCTCCGGCAGGTCGTAGGTCCGCCGGATGCTCGAGCCGAGCTCCCGGATGTCAGCGCCGTAGACATGGATGGAGATCGCGGTGCCCTCCCCCGCGTTCCAGACCCGATGGAGGTCCCCGGGC from Brachybacterium kimchii carries:
- a CDS encoding HEAT repeat domain-containing protein, translating into MAQESTPRRRIAAAVSREGEEAFVGRCLSILGDGEIDAELIEVLGGNSAGPVLAGASDGPRGYWVRTWALRALLYAWSASAEPAVVAATADTHWRAREMAAKVLAARATSRCGAEAALDRLLRDEHPRVRAAARRALDQPG